GACCGATCTCGCTGCGACGCTTCTGGTTGCGGAACCAAAACGTACCGATCACACTGAGAGCAACGTTGCAGAGCATGAAGACCATGATCCCCATACGGATGCGTTCTTCGGTAAGGGAACCAAACGAAAGGGCCATGGCATCGTGTATCTCTTTGGGGGTCTGTATGCTTGGGGTGACTTCGACCTTGAAGCGTTCGATGTCGAAGTTGTCACCGACACGGATGCTCACCAATGGTATCTTGGGCTGAGGTATGGTGGCGGGGATGAAAATGACTTCGCTGGGTTCGATGTAAGGCATACGCTTCTGATCTCGGACGATATCCACGACACGGTAGTAGCGTCGAAAGAAGACGGTCTTGCCGATGGGATATTCGTCCCCGAAGAGTTTCTTCGCAATCCCTTCTGTCAAGATACACTGCCTATTGTCGCTGAGATCGAGATGTGCGGGCTTGCCTGTGATCACCGAGGGTGTGATGAAGATGTCGAAGTACTCTTTGTTGTCGACCCTCTTGAACTGCAAGTGGTGCTCTTCGACATCTGTCGAGTCCCTACTGATCATCCCACCATTGTACGATCCTACGTGTGGAGAGAGTGCGAAGTCCGATGTCTCCATGACGTGAAGGATCCCGGGGAAGGCTCTCATCTTGGTCACCACGGCATCATGCTCCTCTTGCCCTTCACCGTTCATGGCTCGGTTGAGATCTATGGTGGTGACCATGTAAGTGTCGGAGTCGTCGAAGCCATTGGGCAGGAGGCGATTGTGCAACAGCGTGAAGAAGTAGTCGAAAAGGATCGAACTGAGGATAAAGATGATGAGCATCTCCGCAAAGATCCACGCATTGCGACGACGCAGCGTCCATATCTGTCTGAGTGTATGTCGTATCATGATTTAGTAGTGGTTTGTGGGATTGTCGTTGAGTGAGTAAGTGATGCTCTTCTTCGTGAAGTGATAGGCGGGTACAAGTCCCGAGAGGACATTGACGACGAGAGCAAAGAAGACTGTGATCACGAAGACGAACGGATCAAAAAGCATACTCGGGGTGATGCCCTTATTTCCCCATGTCAAAGTCTCAAGATCGGAGGCATAAAGAGAAAGTCTGCCGATGAGCATATCGGAGAAGTACAGGATCAAGAAGTAGGAGACCAAGAGACCCAAGAGAGCACCAAGGAGGGTGAGGAGGAAGTTCTCGATCAAAACTTGACGGAGGAGCACACCGTTGGGCGCACCGAAGGCCTTGCGCACCCCGATCTCTCGGAGTCGTTCTTCCATCTGACTGCTGTTGAGCCCCGAAAGGTTGATGGCAGGGACAAGGAGGACAAGTAGCAGGATGATCGAAGTCTTGAGCATGATGTCCTTCATGTCGGCACCTCTGTTACCTCTTCGGAATGAGTGCACCAAGGCGCTTTCGGGCTGACCATCGAGATGGATGTTGTGGGTCAGCGGAGCTTCGAGTTGTGCCACTTTCTCTTTGATCTCATCCCTCATGGCCTTTTCGTCCGAAGACTTATTCAGACGTATGACAGTGGTGAAGAAGCCGAGGACATCCTCATCGTCATCCGCCTTTTCGTACCCTGGGACTATGGTGTAGGGCAAGAAGACAACTCCGAAGGATGTCTCCAGAAGGTACGAACCATCTTCGACAACGCCCGATACTCGGTAGTCTTTGCCGTTCATGACAAAGTGTTGACCTGTGGCTTGGGTATCGGGAAAGAGCTTGTCCGCAAGCCCCTTCGCAATGACGGCAGAGGGGAGACCCGACTCGAAGTCTGCTTGAGAGAAAGGCTTGCCCTCGACAAACTTATACCGGTAGACTTCCCAAAATCCGGGGTCGGTGTACTTGACCGATACCTTTTGGTCGGCGATACCGTCTCCCATCTTGATCTGATAGCTGCTCTTGAACTCCTTGATCGACGCAGACACAGCCTTAGGTGTCTTGAGGCTGTACACGACTTCCTTGACGAACCTGTGTGACAGCAGCGAACTGTGATAGTTGTCGATGGTCGTGTCCTTGGGCGTCAGTGCGATGTGCTGGATATGAAAGAGCTTGTCTCTCTCCTGCTCGGGATAATAACTCCTGCTCCTGAGGAAAAAGAAGATCGCCACAAACATCACCATGGAGATACTGAGGGCAGTACCGGCGACATATATCAGGCTGAAAAGTTTGTTTTGCTTGACCAGCTGCCAAGCTTGTTTGAAGTACTGTTTTATCATAGTCGTAAAGATTTTATTCATCTTGAAGGGCTTCGACGGGATTGACTTTGGATGCACGATCGGCAGGGATCATTGCTCCGATGACGGTGATGCCGAGCATCAACACTCCCGTAATGGCTATCGTCACAAAGTAACGGCTCCACGTGTATGCAAGCATATCATTGAGCGTAAAAGTCATATCCCAAAAAGCAAGGTTGGCAGTGATGAGAAAGGCCGGTACAAAGGCGATAGAAAAGAGCACCACACTCTCCATCAAAATATACCTATGCACCCCTGCACGCGTAGAGCCGAGAGCCATACGCAGTCCGATCTCTCCTCGACGGCTTTCCATGGTGAACCAAAAGGTCCCAAGGATACCTAAAAAAACAATGAAGACGAAAAAAATGAGCATGCTTGAGATGATACGGATATACTTCGTCACCCCATTGACAGCATCGAAGACATCGGCTCTGAAATCGTATGAAACAAAACTGAACAAGTAGTAGGGTCCGATGTTTAGTCGCTCTCTCATGTCTTCGACAAACTGCTTCCCAAAGCCGGCGGTGTCTGCCTCGGGCTTCACCCTCACTCCTATGATCGGAATGACGTAAGCAAAACGACGAGGATCAAGTGGGGTATGTATCATGGGCTCATACACTCCATACGTGTCGTACTTCATCGAAGAGGAGACACCGACGACCTTTAGAGAGGAAAGTTCGGGATTATAATAGTCTCTGAAAGAGCGACCCACAGCATCTGAGGTGTGGAACAGTGAGTCTGCCAACTCATGGGAGACAACAGCACTGAGAGGTGTACGACTTCTTTCCCACTCAGAAAATGCTCCGGCAAGAGGTGCCACCTTGAACACCTTATCGTACCCCTCACTCACATAACGTATATTGGCACGATGCACCTTTGCACTATCCACGGTGTACCCTTGGAAGATAACACCGTGTGAAAACGGCTCACTTCCCTCATAATAAGCCACACTCTCGATACCGGGATACTCACCCACCATCCTTACGATGTGCTCAAAAGGAGCGATCCATTGAGCCTGCACACTGTCGAGATCTTGCCTATTGACTCTCACCGTAGGATTGTATCCCAAGCGAAGACGATAGACATGCTCGGTGTTGATACCTGCCGGCTCTACATTCTTACGCACAACGACATAAAGAAAATCCACACAATACCAAAGAAGTACGGAGACTATCAGAAGTTCGACGATAAGCCAAAGGTTAGACTTACGATTTTTCCATATTTGTTTCAGAGCTATTGTCCACATGATATTATTCACCTTTGATGATTTGTATGACGGTCGTACGAGATGCATTCCAGACAGGGATGGCTGCGGAAAGGAGGTTGACAAGAATGCAGAAGAGCAACATCCAGCCAAAAAGTCGAGGACTGAAGAATGCCTCTACAGGAAGATCAAAAGCCTCAGAGGCGTTGATCGCCATAATGTCAGCAAGAAGCAGATTTTTGAAAAAGACTATCGCTACAAACGAAAGCAATAACCCCACAAAGCCTCCAATGAGGGTCAGTATCAAGTTCTCAAAGAGGAGCTGACCTGTGATCTTGGTATTCGTGGCACCATAAGCCTTACGGACACCGATCTCCTCCTGACGCTTCTTCATCTGTGTCGAAAGGAGTCCTGACATGTTTATCGCAGGGACGACAAGCAGGATCAGGATTGCGAAAACAAATATCTTGACGGGATTATTTTTCTCTCCGGCGAAGAAGCTCGACCGTGCCTGAGTCGTCATCGTGAGTTCAAAAGTAAACTCTCTCAGATTTTCATTCACCTCCACGACCTTTGCCTCGATCTCCTTTTCCAAATCGGACAATGACACTCCGGGCTTGGTAAGCACAAAAACTTGACAGTTGCCCAAAAGACCCTCGGAGCGTTCGGGAGCCCAATTCAGATCCTCTTGATCAAAGGTGACCCACACATCGCTGTAAGCGCGATTGAAGAATGAGCTTACCTCCTTCACGACCCCAACGACTCTGTAGTCCTTGAAGTTGATACTGATGGTCTTGCCCAAGGCTTCGACCGTACCATACAACTTTGTTGCGAGACGATCTGTGATAATACACTCACGACGACCCGCCTGAGCCTGCTCCGCCGTGAAAGCCTGCCCTGCCAAGAACTCAAACCGAAACATACGGAAGTAAGCATCATCCACAGGACTGACCACAGCTTTATCGCTATTTACAGCACTCGTGCCTACATAAGCGGCCCCTTCCCCCTTATCGACACAATAGCTCACGAGCTCTGCCCCTCGGAGATTCCCAAAGATCTGTTTTGCCACCTTTCCCGAAAGTCCGGACTGCATCTGTGACTGATCTTTGGTGAGGTAAGAAAATCCACTCACACTGTACAAGAGCCTCGAACGATTGATCTCGGGGGCAATGTCCATCGTCTTGAATGAATACACCATATACAAGGTCATCACAAAAGCTATCGTAAGTGCCGTAGCGAGGGCAGATATAAAGCTGAAAAGAGGATTGGCCCTCCACAGCCGGGTCACTTGTCTCAGATATTGTCGTATCATATCACACTCATTTTACTTAGAGACCTTCAGTTTATTCTTGTTACGGTACTGGCTCATGTCCGAGACGATGACCTGCTCACCCTGCTCCAGCCCGGAGATCACTTCGACAAACTCATAGTTGCTGTCCCCGAGTTCGACCTTACGCTTGACAAGTTCGCTCCCTTTCATCACAAAGAGTTCGTAATGCCCTTTGCCCGAGTAGTAAGAGCCGTTCTTGATACGGACGACATCATCCTTGACTGCATTCATCACATACACATCCGTCTTGAGACCCGAACGAAGGCGAGGATGAGCATCCTCATCGAGTTGGACAGAGAACTGGATGATACCGTTCTTGGACAAAGGAGTGACACTGCTCACACGTCCCCCAAGCTCTTCTTGTCCGACCTTCACCACGACCTTATTTCCGGTAGCGACACGGTCGCCGTAGCTATCAGCAATCTCACCATCGACACGGAAGTGAGACAAGTCCGATAGGATCGCAATCGCAGTCCCCTGACCGACGGTCGTACCGACCTGACTGTTGATGAAGGTGAGGATACCCTTCCGTGGCGAAAGGATACGGGCATCATCGAGGGTACGTTTGGTCTCGGCAAGACTCTTACGAAAGATGGCAAGATCCAGCTCCTGAACCCTAAGCTCGGCATCAGCGATCATACGGTCATTTTCCAACTTCTTATGCGCCTGCTCTTGCTCCAAGCGAGCCACGTCATAGCGCAACTGCACCTCACGCACCTTGTCGGTCGTACCGGCACCGATACTGTCGAGGTACTTCTCATTGCGTACTTCGACCTGCATCTTGTCGATCTTCATACCGTTGACCTTGAGTTCCATTTCCGCATTGCTGAGTGCGCTGTTGTTCTTAATGCGCTGCTGTTCGAGCTTATAAGTACGCATCTGAAGCTCATCCAACATCTTGTTGTACTCTGTCTCTATGCTCTGAAGGTCGAGACGAAGGAGGGGCGTACCTACCTCCACCGAGTCACCCGCTTTCATGTAGACCTCCTCTATACGGCTCGCAATGGGTGCGATGATCGTCTCCTCAAAGAGGGGGGCGACCTTACCCGATGCACTCACCGACACCTCTATGGTGCCACGGTCGACGGAAGAGACCCTAAGGTCTTTGACGTTGATGATCTCACGCATGAGAGAGATAAGCACAGCCACAACGGCAACCGAACCGACGACGACACTGCCATACTTGATCCATCTCTTTCGCTTCTCCTTGCGGAGGGTTTCTTTGGGTATTTGTCTGTCCATAGTGTTACGATGTTTCTTTATGCCAAACATTGTGCAAGCGCCGTGCCAAAACAGACAAACATCTGATTACCAACACAAACACATTTTCACACCTGTCCACTATCGCACAAAAATGTACGAAAACGGACACCTTCAAGCGGACACTTCGGCCACAAACGCCCCTTCCCCCCCAACGAGATCAACGAGGGTAAAATTGCATTCTTCACGAACAATGATTACTTTCGCATCCTATTGATTTTATTTATCCTAACCTCCGATGGACCGACCTTCCACACCTTACCGACAACGATCGGGCGAAATAGACTACGTCAAGAGCATCCTGATCATCCTAATGATCATCTTCCACTTGGTGTACATCGGAGACAAGCACCCCTACCTCAAGGCAGTGGTCTACACTTTCCATATGTCGGGATTCCTGCTGATCTCGGGTTTTTTGATGAATACGAAGAAGGACACGAAAGCCGTCCTGACCTCCCTCCTTTGGCTCTTCGTGCCCTATGCCATCATGGAAACGGGCTATGTCGTCATGGCTTCGATGATCCCGATACGCGAACATATAGACTCCCTCACCCCGCTCCTCCTCGTGGACAAGATATTCCTCCACCCGATAGGGCCATACTGGTACTTACACACGCTCATCATCTGTTATGTGATTTGGTATCTGATCGATAGGTTTGCAGGAGAATGCCTTGCCATCAGTGTCTTCTGGGTCGTTGTTGCCCTATATGCCCTGTCTCACACGGACATCATATCAGTGGACAATGCCCTGTACTTCATGCTTGCTGCTTTGATCAAACGGCAAGGCCTGAAATTTGACAGGGTGTTTTATGCGACCGTGTGGGCAATCATCCCACTCATTGCCCTTTGTTGCTTCCCAAGCAATCTCGACCGTGGCACATTGGGAGGGGTAACTATCACTTATCTTGCAATCAGCTTTTTGCTCTCCCTCTACCCTCACTTCCCAAAGAGGGCAAAGGAGATCAGCGAATTTGTTGGCCGAAATACCCTCCCCCTCCTACTATTCTCTCCCATATTCACCCACCTATCCAAGCCTCTCGTCCCTGTACTATCCTTCGACCCCACAGGCCTTCTCTTTACAGCCGTCGCGGTACTATTTACCGTGATGGGGAGCTTCGCCATCGCCTGGCTGATCGACAGAAGTGGTCTGTCTCGCGTCTTTTGGGGCAATCGGGAAAAATTTTCGTGGAAAGGGCTAAGACCCCTCTCTCAAAAATAAATCAACCTCAAAATCCTGCTTCATCCACATTTCGGAGTCGGACAGAAAAACACGATCTCTCGGCACGCCATCGTGAAAGCGTAAGCCATATGAACTTCACTTTAAGACATCAAATCGTGCTCCTTACCAACCTCCCACCTTATCCAAATGATTTGAACGTATGACACACAACGACATAATCCAATCAAAATGAGGACACAAAGCACAAAAAATCTGTAAATTCATTTGTATAACTCACAATATTGAGTAATTTTAGGCTGAGCGGTAAGTTAAAAACAACACAGCTAAAAGACCATGTCCATCCATATGGATTCAAAGAGCCAGTTGAATCACATGAAAAAGAACATTTCGTACGCTTATCTGGATCGAAAAGTAAGGGGCAAATGCCACACCTTACTTCTCTGCAAAAAGATGTCACTCCATTATAATTGGGTATTTAATAACCATTAAAAAGCCGGCAGATTATAGTTTTCTCAAGGCTGGATTACACCCATGATATTTACCTTCTTACTATCCTTCATACTGAGCACACGCCTTTCACCTCCACCCGAGGAGACCTCTTTCGTAAGTGGACAGGTCGTAAGCATCGAAAACACACCGATAGATGCTGCGACCATCCTGCTCTTGCCCCATGTGGGAGAAAGAGTCTTGGCTTCGGGCATGAGTGATTCGGAGGGAAGGTTTAACTTATCACTGAGAGTAATATTGGCAGAAGACTCCGTCAGATTCAGGGTCATGCGCGTCGGCATAAGACCCCAAATATTCACAAGATCTGTCAGTAGCCTTAAAAATATCATCTTGAAGGTAGACGAACGCCCTGTAGAACTACGGGGACTGGACGTAAAAGCAGAAAAAATATCAATCTCCGGTGATACGATAGGCTTCAATATTGCCGCATACAAGAACAGCACCGACGAGACTCTTGCAGATGTCTTGAGGAGACTCCCCGGGATCAACGTTTCACATAATGGACAGATCTTTTATCAGGGAGAACCCATCAGCAAGTTCTACATCGAAGGATTGGATATGCTCAAAGGAAGATACGGCATAGCAACAAACAGCCTCCATCCTGATGATGTGAGTAGCATTGAGGTCATGGAACGGCATCAGGAGATAGAAGCTCTGAAAGAATTTTCTCGAAGCGATCGTACCGCGATCAACGTAAAACTAAAATCTTCAAAAAGAGGCGTATGGATCGGTAGTGCAGATCTCGCGGGAGGGATTGAAAAGGAAGGGGTATGGGATGGTAAACTTCTGCTCTCAAGGTTTCGCAAAAAGAGTCAACAGCTGGGTCTGTTACAGACAAATAACACGGGGAAAGATCCGAGCATCGGATTTCGCTCTTTCGGTGCCACTCAAGATAGACTACCATCTCCTTTGGCCGATATAACTCTCCCCAAGCCATCCTTGAGTGAAGAGCACACTTACACTCACAATAAAGACATTGCCGGCAGCATCAATATGATACAATCGCTGTCAGAAAAGACAGTCTCAGGTTTCAATTTCATTATGACCAAGGGACAAGAGTTGCTAAAAATGCATGAAATCTCCACACATATACTCCCCAATGGCCAAGAAGTAAGATTTGACGAAATATCAGATGGAGCGAAACAATCGAATGAGTATGCAGGGATGTTGCACCTCAATGTAAACAAAGCAGAAAGGTATGTGGACACCCGCTTCTCAATCGACTTAGGGAAACGAGAAAGTACAGTGGATATCCAGGCCGAGTCGCCCTATAAAGTCTCTCAAAAAGAGACACCGATATCGCTATCCCACAAGCTTGTCTGGACAGAAGTCTTTGATCAAATCGGGCTAAACTTCAAAAGCAACAACAGCTATTTCTCCTTTCCTCAACATCTGCTCCTGAATGATAAGTCTCAAGTCCTTAGAGAACAATCATGGCATGGGGATTATGCCTTAGACTTATCAATCAGAAGCCTCATCCCCCACACCCAGACCTCTTTGGGCATCTCCTGCAAAAACGAGACGTCGAACATGGAGACAAAGACTCATAAGATTAGAAAGCAACAGCTTCAAACAGAAATTACCCCTGAGATTTTTTATAGTCGTCGCAAAGTGCAGTGGTCATCAAAGCTAAAAGTAGCTTATACTTCTCTCCATCTTATGAATTCTGAGAAGAGTCAGTACCGAAAAATAACATTTGAGCCCGACATTTATTTTAGTTACGTACCCGACAGATACTTATCTTTTGATGTCGCCTACCGACACTCTACCCAAACTCCGGACATACGGATGCTCTACGACTTCCCTTTATATACGGGGCATCGGACATCTTCGAAATACCAGGGGATATTATTCCAAAGCTCCGGACATTTGCTTAGAGGGCGTATCAACTATAAGGATGTCCGAAAAATGCTGTTTAGCTCCCTTTCCTTAAACTATACGAATAATGCACCAAAATATTTGTTTGGCAATAAGATTGAGGCAGACACCGTTACGTTCACCTCTCATTCCACTGACCGACGGGCAACGGTGTGGACAGCCGGTCTGAGACTATCCAAAGGCTTTTTCTTGAAAAGTCTCAAACTTGGGCTCGAAACCACATATACTAAGATACAAGGGCCTCTTCTCTTGCAAGATCAGATCGTCGGACAAAAAACAGAGTTGAGTAGCCTCAGAGCAGACTTGTCTCTGAACCCCAACTCATTTACAGAAGTGGCACTACAAAGCGAAGCTCAAGGGATCAGGTCTCACATAGATATGGGACAATCCCTACCCTCAATATTGGCATTGAATACCGAAGCACGTATTGCCATCAAACCTTCAGAGCAACTTCACCTTGTATTGGACTATAAGCACTTCTACAACAACAGCAATACCTCGGTGCCAAACTTTCATCTGCTGAATGCAATGATTCAATATAAAATCAACAAAATCGGGCTTTATGCCAAAGTGCAAAACCTCTTCAACCAAAAGACATACAGACATACCCGCACAAACCGGTTCAGTAGCTACGAAACACTCTACAACCTCAGAGGACGTATGGTACTGATCGGTATTCGTTTCAAACTAATTTAATCACGCTAAAAAACTATGAAACACGTACTTTTTTCTCTTTTAGTATTAGTTCTACCAGTTCTTTCGACAAGTCTTTCAGCTCAGAAGTTCATCATCGCTGAAGATTTAGTATTGTTGCCTTTCGATGTGACACGTTGGGAAACAGTAGACAGCACATTTCTGAAAGTCCGCTACGAGCGTGTCGTCAACGACCCAATGCGCAAAAGCGGCATACGAAAAGAAGACTTTACCCTTCAGATCGGACACCACATAAGCAAGTATTATAGCGAACACACTAACTTGATGGATGAGAGGTTCTCCGGTCTTAGAGAGGATGGGATGAAGATGGTTTGGTTTGACGGTAGTAGCATATACCAAAATATGCCGGAAGGAAAAATCACTGTCGTCCAAAGAGAATACTTCTCGCCTCAAGAAGAATCCGCAGCAAATAAATACGAAGAAGAACTCCCCTCTTTCACATGGGTTTTCGAATCTGATACGATGACCATCTTGGGACATCTTTGTCACAAAGCCATAACCTCTTTCAGAGGTCGCACATGGGAGGTATGGTATGCCCCTGACATACCGGTTGCGGTGTATCCATGGAAGTTCAATGCCCTACCCGGGAGTATCCTTGCTTTCAATGACACAGAGGGTATCATCAGCTGCACAGCAAAAGAAATACTTCAAGTGTGCGAACCCATCAAATGGTTCAGATGGCAGTATCAAGAAACAACGAGAGAAAAACAACTGCAGTACATGAAACAAATCCATGAACGTCCCTCTCTCATCCTACAAGACGGTGAACCGACGCAACAAATGTCTTCACGGGGTCCTGAAACAGCCAATACAGCAATCCCATATCAGCCGATGGAGAAAGAATAATAAATTCGGGGGGGACATCCCTTGAGATAAAGGTAAAATAGGATCCTTCCGATAGCAGATAACGCCCGACAGTCGCTCCCGAAATCTATAATTTTCGGGAGGTGTGACCGAACACTTTCGCCCCTCTGCTTGTTTTAGTCACATACGTGCTCAAAAACTCTCGAAGTGACATGGTGGAAGAGTTGGCACGCTTTTTGCTAATTAAGACTATTGATCACATAATCTAAAATAATCGCAGAAGCAACTTGAAAACAACAACGGCTAACTCCAAAGCTCTCGTCGATAGCATCGTAGAGGGCATCAAAGAGAAAAAAGGTAAAAATATCGTAATCATAGACATGGCGAATGTCGATGATTCCATCTGTAACTACATGGTCATCGCCGAAGGGAATACCCCTGTACAAGTAGAGGCCATACAGGATTCCGTGCTTGACACTGCTCGTATCCAGACGGGCGAAAAGCCTCTGCACACCCATATTGGTAATGGTGAATGGGTAGCCATGGACTATGTCGATGTCATGGTACATATATTTGTGCCTGCTCTGAGAGAGTTTTATAACATCGAGCAACTTTGGGCGGACGCCAAACAAATCCGCTTGGAAAACGACTAACTGAAAACAGCACATGGACAACCAAAACATGAACAATAACCCCCTCAACAGAAATCCAAAGAAGTCGGGTATGCCGAAGTTTGGATTTGGGTGGCTATACATCATCCTTTTGCTCATCATCGGGAGCTTGTTCTTCCTACCGGGAGAAGAAGATGTGAAGAGGGTGGACTGGAGCGAGTTCCAACAAATGATGGAGCGTGACGAATTCTCCAAAATCACCGTACAGTCTGCCAAAGGAACAGTCCTGGGAGAGGTCAAGGAAAATCCTCAGAGCAGGGTATCGGCACACGACAGCACATCAAAGACGCTACCAACAGGGAAGCCCCTACTCTCTCGTACCCTCGTAAGCACAGATATGCCGGGAACGACAGCCTTCAATGACATCTATCAGAAGCTATTGGAACGTGAGCAAAGGATCACTGCCAAAGTTTCGTATGACAATAGGAAGGACTCTTTCTGGCCCATCATATTGAATATAGCACCTTTCCTGCTCATCATAGTCTTTTGGATCTTCATTACTCGTAGAATGTCTTCGGGGACGGGTGGTGCCGGTGGAGGGGTCTTCAATGTCGGAAAGTCTAAGGCTCAACTCTTTGACAAAGAAAATAAGGTCAAAGTGACATTCAAGGATGTTGCCGGACTGAGTGGGGCTAAGCAGGAGATCGAAGAGATCGTCCACTTCCTCCGTGCACCCAAGACATACACCGATCTCGGAGGTAAGATCCCCAAAGGGGCACTCCTCGTAGGACCTCCGGGGACAGGAAAGACACTGCTTGCTAAGGCTGTGGCCGGAGAGGCTGATGTGCCATTCTTCTCCCTTTCGGGCTCAGACTTCGTGGAGATGTTCGTCGGCGTGGGGGCTTCTCGTGTGAGAGACCTCTTCAAGCAGGCCAAAGAGAAAGCACCATGTATCGTCTTCATCGACGAGATCGATGCTGTCGGCCGTGCCAGAGGCAAGAATGCAGGCTTCGGTGGCAATGATGAGAGAGAAAATACGCTCAATCAGCTTCTCACGGAGATGGATGGATTTGACACCAACAGCGGGGTGATCATCCTTGCCGCGACAAATAGAGTGGATATCCTCGACAAGGCCCTCCTCCGAGCAGGACGCTTTGACCGTCAGATACAGGTAGATCTGCCAGACCTCAATGAGCGTAAAGAGATATTTGAGGTACATATGAGACGCCTCAAATTGGATGAGTCTGTGGATATCGACCTTCTATCGAGACAGACCCCGGGCTTCTCCGGTGCCGACATCGCAAATGTATGTAATGAAGCAGCACTCATTGCTGCACGTAATGGCAAGACATCCATAGATCGTGACGACTTCACAAGTGCCATCGACCGTATCGTGGGTGGCCTCGAGAAGAAAACAAAGATCACGACACAGGAAGAGAAAAAGGCCATTGCCATCCATGAGGCGGGTCATGCTACTGTGTCTTGGCTCTTGGAGCATGCCAATCCGCTCATCAAAGTGACTATCGTCCCTCGTGGACGTGCGCTCGGTGCAGCTTGGTATCTCCCCGAAGAGCGACAGATCACTACGACAGAACAAATCCTCGACGAGATGTGTGCCATCCTCGGTGGTCGAGCTGCCGAAGAAGTGGTATTGGGTCGTATCTCCACAGGTGCAGCGAACGACCTGCAGCGTGCCACACGTATAGCTCAGGCAATGGTCACATACTTCGGCATGAGTGACAAACTCCCGAACATCAACTATCAAGATACCCAAGGGGAGTATGGCTTCACTAAACCTTTCAGCGAAGAGACTGCTCGGAAGATAGATGAAGAAGTACTACGCATCATCAACGAACAGTATGCGCGAGCGAAGGATCTTCTCTCGACACATAGAGAGGGACACCGCAAGATCTCGGATATGCTCTTCGAGAAGGAAGTCATCTTCACCGAAGATGTAGAAAACATCCTCGGCAAACGCCCTTGGAAGTCTCGCACCGAAGAGCTCTTGGAACCGACACAAAAAGAAGGGGAGACAGAGCCTACGAAGCAGGAGGAAACGGTGGTGGATAACACCGGCGAGTAAACTAAAGCACTGCACTTA
This is a stretch of genomic DNA from Porphyromonas cangingivalis. It encodes these proteins:
- a CDS encoding ABC transporter permease, whose translation is MIRQYLRQVTRLWRANPLFSFISALATALTIAFVMTLYMVYSFKTMDIAPEINRSRLLYSVSGFSYLTKDQSQMQSGLSGKVAKQIFGNLRGAELVSYCVDKGEGAAYVGTSAVNSDKAVVSPVDDAYFRMFRFEFLAGQAFTAEQAQAGRRECIITDRLATKLYGTVEALGKTISINFKDYRVVGVVKEVSSFFNRAYSDVWVTFDQEDLNWAPERSEGLLGNCQVFVLTKPGVSLSDLEKEIEAKVVEVNENLREFTFELTMTTQARSSFFAGEKNNPVKIFVFAILILLVVPAINMSGLLSTQMKKRQEEIGVRKAYGATNTKITGQLLFENLILTLIGGFVGLLLSFVAIVFFKNLLLADIMAINASEAFDLPVEAFFSPRLFGWMLLFCILVNLLSAAIPVWNASRTTVIQIIKGE
- a CDS encoding ABC transporter permease — encoded protein: MWTIALKQIWKNRKSNLWLIVELLIVSVLLWYCVDFLYVVVRKNVEPAGINTEHVYRLRLGYNPTVRVNRQDLDSVQAQWIAPFEHIVRMVGEYPGIESVAYYEGSEPFSHGVIFQGYTVDSAKVHRANIRYVSEGYDKVFKVAPLAGAFSEWERSRTPLSAVVSHELADSLFHTSDAVGRSFRDYYNPELSSLKVVGVSSSMKYDTYGVYEPMIHTPLDPRRFAYVIPIIGVRVKPEADTAGFGKQFVEDMRERLNIGPYYLFSFVSYDFRADVFDAVNGVTKYIRIISSMLIFFVFIVFLGILGTFWFTMESRRGEIGLRMALGSTRAGVHRYILMESVVLFSIAFVPAFLITANLAFWDMTFTLNDMLAYTWSRYFVTIAITGVLMLGITVIGAMIPADRASKVNPVEALQDE
- a CDS encoding ABC transporter permease, whose protein sequence is MIRHTLRQIWTLRRRNAWIFAEMLIIFILSSILFDYFFTLLHNRLLPNGFDDSDTYMVTTIDLNRAMNGEGQEEHDAVVTKMRAFPGILHVMETSDFALSPHVGSYNGGMISRDSTDVEEHHLQFKRVDNKEYFDIFITPSVITGKPAHLDLSDNRQCILTEGIAKKLFGDEYPIGKTVFFRRYYRVVDIVRDQKRMPYIEPSEVIFIPATIPQPKIPLVSIRVGDNFDIERFKVEVTPSIQTPKEIHDAMALSFGSLTEERIRMGIMVFMLCNVALSVIGTFWFRNQKRRSEIGLRMALGSSRRKVQAQFIIEALLILCLAAIPALLINIGICQADIVQNDLLGEESIHYITGNKWWRFIIANALTLILLGAITALSAWIPAHKAAALNPVDALRNE
- a CDS encoding ABC transporter permease, coding for MIKQYFKQAWQLVKQNKLFSLIYVAGTALSISMVMFVAIFFFLRSRSYYPEQERDKLFHIQHIALTPKDTTIDNYHSSLLSHRFVKEVVYSLKTPKAVSASIKEFKSSYQIKMGDGIADQKVSVKYTDPGFWEVYRYKFVEGKPFSQADFESGLPSAVIAKGLADKLFPDTQATGQHFVMNGKDYRVSGVVEDGSYLLETSFGVVFLPYTIVPGYEKADDDEDVLGFFTTVIRLNKSSDEKAMRDEIKEKVAQLEAPLTHNIHLDGQPESALVHSFRRGNRGADMKDIMLKTSIILLLVLLVPAINLSGLNSSQMEERLREIGVRKAFGAPNGVLLRQVLIENFLLTLLGALLGLLVSYFLILYFSDMLIGRLSLYASDLETLTWGNKGITPSMLFDPFVFVITVFFALVVNVLSGLVPAYHFTKKSITYSLNDNPTNHY